GCTGCGCGTGCAGGGCGAGCCGGTCTCCGGGCAGCTCGACCTGCGCGGCAGCTTTGACCGTCAGGCGATGCGCTGGCGCGGCGAGATTGATAATACGCGCTTCGCCACGCCAGTCGGCCCATGGGCGCTAAGCCGCGCGCTGACGCTCGACTACCGCGGGCAGGAGCAGAAAATCGCCATCGGCCCGCACTGCTGGCGTAACCCGAACGCCGAGCTCTGCGTTCCGCAAACCATCGATGCGGGCGCGACCGGCCGGGCGCAGGTGAATCTCAACCGTTTCGATCTGGCCATGATCAAACCGTTTATGCCGGAAGAGACGCAGGCGAGCGGGCTTTTCACCGGTAAAGCGGATGTCAGCTGGGATACCACAAAAGAAGGGCTGCCGCAGGGACAGGTGCAGCTCGCCGGGCGCGGGGTTCGCGTGACGCAACTGGTGAACGGCAATCCGCTGCTGGTGGCGTTCGACACGCTGAACCTGAACGCGGAGTTGCGTAATAACCGTGCGCGGCTCAACTGGCTGATTCGTCTCGCTAATAATGGCCAGTTCGACGGTGATATTCAGGTGGCGGACCCACAGGAGCGCCGCAATCTTTCCGGGAATATCAATATCCGTAATTTCTCGCTCGCTATCGCCAACCCGGTCTTTTCGCGCGGCGAGAAAGCGGCGGGTATTCTGAGCGCGAACCTGCGGCTTGGCGGCGACGCCCGCCAGCCGCAGCTGTTCGGCCAGATGCAGCTTAACGGCGTGGATATCGAGGGTAACTTTATGCCGTTCGATATGCAGCCGAGCCAGCTTGCCATGAACTTCAATGGCATGAGTTCGACGCTGCAGGGAGTGGTGCGCACGAAGCAGGGCGAAATCGCGCTGAACGGTAACGCCGACTGGAGCCAGATCGATAACTGGCGCGCCCGAGTGGAGGCGCGCGGCAGCCGCGTGCGGATCACCGTGCCACCGATGGTGCGCCTGGACGTTTCGCCGGATGTGGTGCTGGAGGCGACGCCAAGCCTGATTACGCTTGATGGCCGTGTGGATGTGCCGTGGGCGCGCATCGTGGTACACGATCTGCCGGAAAGCGCGGTGGGCGTCTCCAGTGATGAAGTTCTGCTCGATGAAAATCTGAAACCGGAAGAGGAGCAGCACGCTTCCATTCCGATCAATAGTAATCTCATCGTTCACGTTGGGAACAACGTGCGGATAGATGCTTTTGGGCTGAAGGCGCGTCTCACCGGCGATCTGAAAGTCGCGCAGGATAAACAGGGGCTGGGCCTGAACGGGCAGATTAATATTCCGGAAGGGCGCTTCCACGCTTACGGCCAGGATCTGCTGGTGCGTAAGGGTGAGCTGCTGTTCTCCGGTCCGCCGGACCGGCCACTCCTGAATATCGAGGCGATCCGTAACCCTGACGCCACCGAAAACGATGTGATCGCTGGCGTGCGCGTAACTGGCGAAACCGACGAGCCGAAGGTGGAAGTCTTCTCCGACCCGGCAATGTCGCAGCAGGAGGCGCTCTCTTATCTCTTGCGCGGGCAGGGGCTTGAGAGCGGGCAGAGCGACAGCGACGCCATGACGTCCATGCTGATTGGCCTGGGGGTTGCACAAAGTGGTCAGGTTGTGGGTAAAATCGGCGAGACGTTTGGCGTAAGCAATCTGGCGCTGGACACCGAAGGGGTGGGCGATTCCTCCCAGGTGGTGGTCAGCGGCTATGTACTGCCGGGTCTCCAGGTGAAATACGGCGTGGGCATTTTTGACTCGCTGGCGACGCTCACGCTAAGGTATCGCCTGATGCCTAAGCTATATCTGGAAGCGGTGTCTGGCGTAGATCAGGCACTTGATGTGCTCTATCAGTTTGAGTTTTAGCAATGCGAATATTTGTCTACGGCAGTTTACGACGCAAACAAGGCAACAGCCACTGGATGACCAACGCCCAGTGGCTGGGCGATTATGACATCGAAAACTACCAGCTCTTCAGCCTGGGGCATTACCCTGGGGCAGTGCCAGGCGAAGGCTCGGTAGTCGGCGAAGTGTATCGCATCGATGCCACGACGCTTGCGGAGCTGGATGCGTTGCGCACCGCGCGCGGCGAGTATAAACGCCAGCTTATCCAGACGCCGTACGGCAGCGCCTGGATGTATGTTTACCAACGACCAACTGAAGGGCTGACCCGCATCGAAAGCGGCAACTGGCTCGACAGATAAAATCGTTCTTCCTCGAAAACCACGCTTCGGCGTGGTTTTTTATTATTCGTAATATTTTTAAATATATTTTAAGGAAAGGATTATCAATAAATCGGGTGATTGTTTTTAAATAGAAAAAAACTGGGTTTTTATCTGATTTTTTTCTTATGGCTATATTTCTTCATTATGCCCTTTTTATGCGGGTATCAATGCCTTAGATGGTGGTTTTATGTATGCTTTCGGCTATTCTTTTTTTAGAATTTATATATGTTGCTGCATCCCATCCTGAAATTTAAAATTCTCGCCAATTCAAGAGCTGGTAAATATAAAATACTCCATACATTGATTTGGTGAATTTTATAAATACGGCTCTTGAATAGTCTGTAAGGAATCGTTTTTATTTACTCAAGGAAATAACATGAAATTCAGCAAGGTTTCTCTGGCAGCGGCAATGGGATTAATGCTGGCGGCAGGCATGGCGAACGCACAAGATCAGGGCCACGGAAAAGTCACTTTCACCGGTTCTATCATCGATGCACCGTGCTCCATTCATCCTGA
This sequence is a window from Cronobacter sakazakii. Protein-coding genes within it:
- a CDS encoding gamma-glutamylcyclotransferase family protein, which codes for MRIFVYGSLRRKQGNSHWMTNAQWLGDYDIENYQLFSLGHYPGAVPGEGSVVGEVYRIDATTLAELDALRTARGEYKRQLIQTPYGSAWMYVYQRPTEGLTRIESGNWLDR